A genome region from Kosmotoga arenicorallina S304 includes the following:
- the rbfA gene encoding 30S ribosome-binding factor RbfA: MAGSYRRQMLESEIQKVLSEALRNYKGAGIDASLLNIVRVELSKDKRYANVFVSSLIDSMKKEEVVNWFEENKGYLRTAIAKAIRLFKAPELRFKADIGIDASLRISRILEEINKEKGEESE, from the coding sequence ATGGCTGGTTCTTACAGAAGGCAAATGCTCGAATCGGAAATCCAGAAAGTTCTTTCAGAAGCTTTGAGAAATTACAAAGGAGCCGGTATCGACGCTTCGCTTTTGAATATTGTAAGAGTAGAGCTATCGAAGGATAAAAGATACGCAAACGTTTTTGTGAGCAGTCTCATAGATTCTATGAAAAAAGAGGAAGTTGTAAACTGGTTTGAAGAGAACAAGGGATATCTTCGAACAGCAATTGCAAAAGCGATCAGGCTCTTCAAAGCACCTGAGTTGAGATTCAAGGCAGACATAGGGATTGATGCGAGCTTAAGGATATCCAGGATTCTTGAGGAAATAAATAAAGAAAAGGGAGAGGAAAGCGAATAA
- the truB gene encoding tRNA pseudouridine(55) synthase TruB has product MASGFLFIDKPDGITSHDVVNIARKRLGIKKIGHSGTLDPFASGLLILGVEKATRLLEYIKDFEKTYNVRMKLGVVTDTFDITGKVAEEHSTWKDLTEIEIVDTLKSFEGEYLQVPPAYSAKRYKGKRLYQLAREGKIINLPPKKVKIFSISNIEVNHDNGEVAFKAKVSSGTYIRSLVMDVGYQLGCGATTTYLRREKIGNFSVHEAIAPEEISSFSIVEPERVLSGFLPSIIVTEAQGKAVLNGQQIWLNGLAGIDGKFKKDDLVRVIDEEGIFLAIARAERDSSFIRKLFEKMENQRIAKLIKVFGD; this is encoded by the coding sequence ATGGCCTCTGGTTTTCTTTTTATAGACAAGCCTGACGGGATCACATCGCATGATGTGGTTAACATAGCCCGAAAAAGGTTAGGAATAAAAAAAATCGGCCACTCGGGAACACTGGATCCCTTTGCAAGCGGTTTGCTCATTCTTGGTGTTGAAAAAGCAACAAGACTACTTGAATACATAAAAGACTTCGAGAAAACCTATAACGTAAGGATGAAGCTCGGAGTAGTTACAGATACATTTGATATAACCGGCAAAGTAGCAGAAGAGCACTCGACCTGGAAAGACCTAACTGAAATAGAAATTGTTGATACACTTAAAAGCTTTGAGGGTGAATATCTTCAGGTGCCACCCGCTTATTCTGCTAAGCGTTATAAAGGAAAGAGATTGTATCAGCTAGCCCGTGAAGGGAAAATAATCAACCTCCCCCCCAAAAAAGTTAAGATCTTTTCCATAAGTAATATTGAAGTAAATCATGATAATGGTGAGGTTGCCTTTAAAGCAAAAGTCTCTTCAGGAACTTACATAAGATCTTTGGTTATGGATGTTGGATATCAGTTAGGTTGCGGTGCCACTACCACTTATTTGAGGAGAGAAAAAATAGGCAATTTTTCTGTCCATGAAGCAATAGCGCCTGAAGAAATCTCTTCTTTTTCGATAGTAGAACCCGAAAGGGTATTATCCGGGTTCCTCCCTTCCATTATTGTTACAGAAGCTCAGGGAAAAGCCGTGTTAAACGGCCAGCAAATTTGGCTCAACGGATTGGCGGGCATTGATGGGAAGTTCAAAAAGGATGATCTGGTTAGAGTTATAGATGAAGAGGGTATCTTCCTGGCCATTGCAAGAGCTGAAAGGGATTCCAGTTTTATACGTAAGCTCTTTGAAAAAATGGAAAATCAACGTATAGCAAAACTAATAAAGGTTTTTGGTGATTAG
- the ribF gene encoding riboflavin biosynthesis protein RibF produces the protein MFVACIGTFDGVHAGHRKIIDEAVNLSKNLKANSIAISMIYPWQYYFPNFPGLIYPVSQRIELILDTGIEDVITVNMAEIKDIEPEDYISSLLSQGLKGLVVGEDFTFGKNARGDVKMLSRMAADYGFELKTIPKQTYQSKRISSSWIREAIARGDIKLAGKLLQRPYHIFGQVYRDQGLGGKLGFPTANISRGEDKLVHPRSGVYIVRSIIDNETVFGLLNVGFRPTINPSEEVKYEVYYLDFEKELYSKVIEMDLLEYLRPELKFNTLDDLIKAIKRDERIARAWIAKHLSNQGEKEIENF, from the coding sequence ATGTTCGTTGCGTGCATAGGTACTTTTGATGGCGTTCATGCAGGCCATAGAAAAATCATTGATGAAGCTGTCAACCTTTCCAAAAATCTAAAAGCAAATAGTATTGCCATATCCATGATTTATCCATGGCAATATTATTTTCCGAATTTTCCCGGACTTATCTATCCGGTTTCCCAAAGAATTGAGCTTATCCTTGACACAGGCATAGAAGATGTAATAACAGTGAACATGGCAGAGATAAAAGATATTGAACCGGAAGATTATATAAGCTCGCTCCTTTCACAAGGCTTAAAAGGTCTGGTTGTTGGAGAAGATTTTACCTTCGGCAAAAATGCCCGCGGAGATGTAAAAATGCTATCGAGAATGGCAGCTGATTATGGATTTGAATTGAAGACAATCCCGAAGCAAACATATCAATCAAAGCGAATTAGCAGCAGCTGGATAAGGGAAGCGATTGCCCGCGGGGATATCAAATTGGCTGGGAAATTATTGCAGAGACCTTATCATATATTCGGCCAGGTTTATAGGGATCAGGGTTTAGGAGGCAAGCTTGGATTTCCCACTGCGAACATATCGAGAGGAGAGGATAAACTTGTCCATCCCAGATCAGGTGTTTATATTGTTCGCTCAATAATTGACAACGAAACGGTTTTTGGGCTCCTGAACGTTGGCTTTCGCCCCACTATTAACCCTTCTGAAGAAGTCAAATACGAGGTCTATTATTTAGATTTTGAAAAAGAGCTTTATAGTAAGGTCATTGAAATGGATTTACTTGAATATTTAAGGCCTGAACTAAAATTCAATACGCTAGATGATTTGATTAAAGCAATCAAAAGAGATGAAAGAATAGCAAGAGCATGGATTGCCAAACATCTATCAAATCAAGGAGAGAAGGAAATCGAGAATTTCTGA
- a CDS encoding alpha/beta hydrolase, translating into MFVRKWQASGDTKGKVIIAHGLGEHSGRYEDLAQFLSRNGFVVYATDNTGHGLDSAPYGAAKSISEYVERIKMLADMANFEIPDNNLFLFGHSLGGLTSIRLLEKYPSLFRAAILSSPPLMSYRNELKSLYFILFSLSFIVPFLRFSNRIDPSEISKDDKTNRFYKMEPSVHDKISVRFFFDMEKQISLSWERVDSINCPVMLTYGSEDRVVSTEAIEDFYNKLKTEKKIRCFEGSKHEPFRDQDVKEIYHSEILDFLLSLI; encoded by the coding sequence ATGTTTGTTAGAAAATGGCAGGCTTCTGGTGACACAAAAGGCAAGGTAATAATTGCACATGGTTTGGGTGAACATAGCGGTCGATATGAAGATCTTGCGCAATTTCTTAGCAGGAATGGCTTTGTTGTTTATGCTACTGACAATACCGGACATGGTTTAGATTCTGCTCCTTATGGTGCAGCGAAGAGCATCAGTGAATATGTTGAGCGTATTAAGATGCTTGCTGATATGGCAAATTTTGAAATTCCTGATAATAATCTGTTCTTATTCGGGCATAGCCTTGGTGGATTGACTTCTATCAGGCTTCTTGAAAAATATCCATCACTTTTTAGAGCAGCCATTTTAAGTTCCCCGCCTTTGATGTCTTACCGCAATGAACTTAAAAGCTTATACTTCATCCTTTTCTCGTTATCTTTTATAGTTCCTTTCCTGAGATTTAGCAATAGAATAGATCCGTCGGAGATTTCGAAGGATGACAAGACAAATAGATTTTATAAAATGGAACCCAGCGTTCATGATAAGATTTCGGTGAGGTTTTTCTTTGATATGGAAAAGCAGATAAGCCTTTCTTGGGAAAGAGTAGATAGCATCAACTGCCCTGTTATGCTAACCTATGGTTCTGAAGATAGAGTCGTTTCTACAGAAGCGATAGAAGATTTTTATAACAAGTTAAAAACTGAGAAGAAAATTCGGTGCTTTGAAGGTTCTAAACACGAACCTTTCAGGGATCAAGATGTAAAAGAAATCTATCACTCAGAAATTCTCGATTTCCTTCTCTCCTTGATTTGA